A segment of the Sanyastnella coralliicola genome:
AAGGGGGAGCCAAGGCCAGATGGTCCGGACCTGGATCATGTGTATAGGTCTTACCAGAATCGGTTGAAGTTGCGAAAGTGATTGAGTTGTACCAACACTCAAGGTATCCACCCGGACAGCCGTAGTTGTGACCATGCCATTCGTTGTGGATATAAGCGTAGATCGTTGCCCCGTCATAAGTGAACAACGAGTGAATCCAACCGTGATCGTCATGATCTCCAATACTTGAATTCAAATTCGATTCGTACACTGGACCATTAGCACAATCACGAACCAAGTTGTCAAAATCTGGTCCGATCATTCGGAACGCGTCGTAGTGTCCTGCGATCATTTGAATATTCCCATCGGCATCGCGGAAGAAGCGCGCTTCGTTATCAGGAATATCCTCCGTCTCACAGTTGTCTGTAGTCCAATCAAATACTACTTCTTCTGCGCCGGTAATGGTACAATCATCAGGATATACCATCTGTGCTGAGAGGGATACACAGAAGAGAGAGAAAATGAGAATAGCTGTTGTTTTCATTGGGTCACAATTTCGAACGCAAGCTATCTTACTGGTATTCAGTATGCTGTAGGGGAGAGGTTTAAGGGGATGTCAGATTTTGGGAAGTGGAGGGTAAGAGGGAGAGGAAGGGATAGAGGAAGAGTGAGAATGAGAATTTGAGAGGGACGTAAGAATTGCGTCCGCACAATGGTTCGTGGTGCGTAGTTCGTGGTGCGTAGTTCGTGGTACGTAGTTCGTGGTGCGTAGTTCGTAGTTCGTAGTAAATTGTCCCAACGGACGCCGGACGCCGGACGCCGGACGCCGGACGCCGGAAATAAAAAAGCCCCACCATCCGGCAGGGCTTTCTTCAACAGTGTTGAATATCTTATTTGAAGGTTTTCTTCTCCTTGATACGAGCTGCCTTACCAGTAAGACCGCGTAGGTAGAAGATACGAGCACGACGTACACGTCCGCGCTTGTTCACCTTGATTTCTTCAATGAATGGAGATGCAAGAGGGAAGATACGCTCAACTCCAACTCCGTTAGTAATCTTACGGATAGTGAAAGTCTCAGTCGTACCAGATCCACGACGCTGGATAACAACTCCTTGGAACTGCTGAACACGCTCTTTGTTCCCTTCCTTGATCTTGTAGCTAACAGTTAGAGTATCACCTGCGTTGAACTCAGGCCATTCCTTCATCTCAACAAGTTTGTTAGCGATTTCCTTAATCTTATCCATGACAGTGTCTGTGGTTACTTTGCAAAATGGGGTGCAATATTACGAATTCTCATTGAAATAGCTGTAGTTTCTGTGTGATTTTTTCGTCAGCCACATAGATTTCTTTTTGATCACTATTTCAGTTGTTGCAGTTGTTTAAATAACAGCAACTTATCTATTTATCCTCCAGTAGGTCTGGACGACGTTCCATTGTACGTTTTACGGCTTGATCATGACGCCAATCGTCAATGGCTTTCAGATTACCGCTTCTCAGGATATCCGGAACAGTCCAACCTTTGTATTCCGCTGGTCTTGTGTAAACAGGTGGGGCCAATAAATTATCCTGGAAAGAGTCGCTCAAGGCACTCGTTTCGTCGTTCAGAACGCCAGGTAGCAAACGTATGATACTGTCTGCGAGTACAGCCGCTCCTAATTCACCTCCACTCAGAACATAATCGCCAATGGAAATTTCGCGTGTTACCAGGTGATCACGCACGCGTTGATCTACACCCTTGTAATGTCCACACAGAATCATGATGTTCTTTTTCATCGACAGTTCGTTGGCGATCTGTTGATTCAGCGTTTCACCATCAGGTGTCATGTAGATGACCTCATCGTACTCACGGGCTTCCTTCAACTCCTCCATGCAGTCATCAATTGGCTGAATGGTCATCACCATCCCAGCACCGCCACCAAAGGCGTAGTCGTCTACTTTTTGGTGTTTGTCTTTCGACCACTTTCGGATGTCATGAATACCCACTTCTACCAAGCCTTTCTCGATGGCTCGTTTGAGAATGCTGTCTGCAAAAGGGCTTTCCAGCAGTCGAGGAAGAAGTGTCAAAATATCAATGCGCATTAGTACTGCGGATGCTTTGGTTTGTTGTCGAGAATTCCTTCGATCATTTCCATGATCTCATCGGTCAGCAAAGGTACCACGTCAAATGCTTTCAGGTTCTCCACCAACTGGTACTCCTTAGAGGCACCTAAAATCGCTGTAGATACATTTGGGTTCTTCAATACCCACGCAATCGCTAACAATGGGAGAGAGGTTCCAAGCTCGTTCGCAAGGTCACCTAAGCGAGATACCTTATTGAGATTCTCTTCTGTGACCATCGCTTCTGCCAACCAATCTAGTTCCTTTCGCTTCAGGCGAACGTCAGCCTCTGGTCCTGCATTGTACTTTCCAGTCAGAATACCACTGCACAAAGGACTCCAGATCGTCGTTCCCAATCCTACAGTTTTGTAGATCTGATCGAACTCTACTTCTACTTTACGGCGAACAAGCATGTTGTATTGCGGCTGCTCCATTGTAGGGCCAATCAAGTTGTATTGGCGTGCTACCATATGTGCTTCCATGATCTCTTGAGCAGACCATTCTGAGGTTCCCCAGTACAAGATTTTCCCTTGTTGAATCAAGTTGTGCATCGTCCAAACGGTCTCCTCAATTGGAGTCTGCTTATCAGGACGGTGACAGAAGTACAAGTCGAGGTAGTCAGTGCGCAAGCGCTTCAACGCCTGTTCACAAGCCTCAACCACGTGTTTGCGATGCAATCCACGTTGCGTTGGAAGCTTTCCACCAGCTCCAAAGAATACCTTCGACGAAATGCAGTAAGAATCACGTGACCAGTTCTTCTTCGAAAGAATCTCACCCATTACTTCTTCGCTCTTCCCAGCTGCATAAACCTCGGCATTGTCAAAGAAATTCACGCCAGCATCGTAAGCGATATCCATCAAACGATCAGAAATCCCATCTTCAATCTGATTCCCGAACGTAATCCAACTTCCAAAACTCAACGCAGACACTTGAAGTCCACTTTTTCCTAGTCTTCTGTATTCCATGGCGCAAATCTAAGAGAAAAGCACCTTTTTGTTTAGGCTTTAGGCGTAGGGCTTAGGGTTTAAGTGGGGATCTTCGTAGAGGGATAGCATGATTAGTCCGCCTTCGGCGGTTAGCATGTTTAGCTTCTAGAGATTGGTTGTTAGTTCTTGGTTGTTAGTTCTTGGTTGTTAGTTCTTGGTTGTTAGTTCTTGGTTGTTAGTTCTTGGTTGTTAGTTCTTGGTTGTTAGTTCTTGGTTCTTAGTTATGGATTATCGTTTCAGGACCCTAGACTCTCGACTAATTAATCGAAAATCTATAATCGATAAGCTATAACTACGGGTCGTTTAATGAATACAACGGTCGATTGTTCTCGGCTTCTGTGGCCGGTTCTCGATCGATTTAGACCATTGATTTTCGTTTATAGATTCAAGATTAAACCATTCCGCGCTAGCGAAGTCAAACCCGAAACACCTATTCGAATCATGCGACTAACACTTACGATCATTGCGCTATTGGGCGCGAGTTTTGCTTATTCTCAAGCAGAAATTACCTCTTGGATTTTGACTGACGGGTCTACTGGTCAGTATTATAATGACAATGGAAACCTCATTGATAGTGGGGTGGAAGTGGATATTCAACTTGTTCAGTATTCAGATGACAATGTCTATGTGACTTGTGAAGGGATGCCGAGTTATCCAATTGGGCCATATCCTGATGGTAATCCAGCGCAAGCAGGAGGGCACGGTTACTTGTTTCGCATTCCTCGAAATCCGGTGCAGGAAGAGGGGAATTTGACTTCGCCTGGGTTGGGGCACATTGGTGTGTTGATTAACGGAGTTCCTATTTACAATGCGGAAGATGCGATGTCGTATAACAACCAAGGCATTTGGCACCAAGATGCGATCTACTTTGAAAACGACGGATTCGATTGTTCGAAGGGGCATCCGGCGCCAGATATGCAAGACATCAACAACGGCTATTACCACCATCACCAGAATCCGGTAACTTTTGATTCAGCTACGGATGTGATCTCGAATATTTGCGATGACTACCCAAGTGATGCATTGTATGAGATGGATCCAAATACGCATTCACCGCTGATTGGGTTTGCCTTTGATGGATTCCCGATCTACGGCTCTTTTGGCTACGATGATACCGAAGGACAAGGTGCGATTGTACGCATTGAAAGTAGTTACCAACTGCGTGATATCACCGAGCGTACCACATTGGCTGATGGGACAACCTTAAATGCCA
Coding sequences within it:
- the rplS gene encoding 50S ribosomal protein L19, with translation MDKIKEIANKLVEMKEWPEFNAGDTLTVSYKIKEGNKERVQQFQGVVIQRRGSGTTETFTIRKITNGVGVERIFPLASPFIEEIKVNKRGRVRRARIFYLRGLTGKAARIKEKKTFK
- the trmD gene encoding tRNA (guanosine(37)-N1)-methyltransferase TrmD, translated to MRIDILTLLPRLLESPFADSILKRAIEKGLVEVGIHDIRKWSKDKHQKVDDYAFGGGAGMVMTIQPIDDCMEELKEAREYDEVIYMTPDGETLNQQIANELSMKKNIMILCGHYKGVDQRVRDHLVTREISIGDYVLSGGELGAAVLADSIIRLLPGVLNDETSALSDSFQDNLLAPPVYTRPAEYKGWTVPDILRSGNLKAIDDWRHDQAVKRTMERRPDLLEDK
- a CDS encoding potassium channel beta subunit family protein, with amino-acid sequence MEYRRLGKSGLQVSALSFGSWITFGNQIEDGISDRLMDIAYDAGVNFFDNAEVYAAGKSEEVMGEILSKKNWSRDSYCISSKVFFGAGGKLPTQRGLHRKHVVEACEQALKRLRTDYLDLYFCHRPDKQTPIEETVWTMHNLIQQGKILYWGTSEWSAQEIMEAHMVARQYNLIGPTMEQPQYNMLVRRKVEVEFDQIYKTVGLGTTIWSPLCSGILTGKYNAGPEADVRLKRKELDWLAEAMVTEENLNKVSRLGDLANELGTSLPLLAIAWVLKNPNVSTAILGASKEYQLVENLKAFDVVPLLTDEIMEMIEGILDNKPKHPQY
- a CDS encoding YHYH protein, with the translated sequence MRLTLTIIALLGASFAYSQAEITSWILTDGSTGQYYNDNGNLIDSGVEVDIQLVQYSDDNVYVTCEGMPSYPIGPYPDGNPAQAGGHGYLFRIPRNPVQEEGNLTSPGLGHIGVLINGVPIYNAEDAMSYNNQGIWHQDAIYFENDGFDCSKGHPAPDMQDINNGYYHHHQNPVTFDSATDVISNICDDYPSDALYEMDPNTHSPLIGFAFDGFPIYGSFGYDDTEGQGAIVRIESSYQLRDITERTTLADGTTLNANQYGPAINNTFPLGAYIEDYEFVEGSGHLDIHNGRWCVTPEYPEGTYAYFATIGEDWNSAYPYFIGPTYYGEVATDNFAVMGPNGSPTDVDINEDVETWDGTISVAELTSFGVTIYPNPASTVVMIDSEAQFTSVRITDLQGRVVMSSGVLQQQFDVSVLPSGWYVVNLDMTNGAMISEKLLIRR